The Eurosta solidaginis isolate ZX-2024a chromosome 4, ASM4086904v1, whole genome shotgun sequence genome includes a window with the following:
- the ubl gene encoding ubiquitin-like protein 5 produces MIEITCNDRLGKKVRVKCNPEDTIGDLKKLIAAQTGTKPEKIVLKKWYTIYKDPIRLCDYEIHDGMNLELYYQ; encoded by the exons ATGATTGAAATCACTTGCAATGATCGATTGGGTAAAAAG GTACGTGTGAAATGTAATCCCGAAGATACCATTGGTGATCTAAAGAAGTTGATTGCTGCACAAACTGGTACCAAGCCGGAAAAAATTGTACTGAAGAAGTGGTACACCATCTATAAGGATCCAATACGTCTCTGCGATT ATGAAATCCATGACGGCATGAATTTGGAGCTGTACTATCAATAA
- the LOC137250900 gene encoding anaphase-promoting complex subunit 15B, which translates to MSMIPFFPSLRPQIANRIWFEINTPPNEDDVLRYEREHDSWKESIKNAASDISPLGKVLTKPGPETDDEDANDDSDDSDTHDDDDDTNDRAIPGQPEQSALYSPGDDMNPIQEDATPSTNDTL; encoded by the exons ATGTCAATGATACCATTCTTTCCATCGCTACGCCCACAAATTGCAAATCGCATTTGGTTTGAGATAAACACGCCACCAAACGAGGATGATGTCTTGCGCTATGAGAGAGAACATGATAGCTGGAAGGAATCCATTAAAAATGCGGCCAGTGATATTTCACCACTTGGGAAAGTGCTCACAAAACCTGGACCGGAAACGGATGACGAGGATG CTAACGACGACAGCGATGATTCGGATACCcatgatgacgatgatgatacAAATGATAGAGCCATACCTGGCCAACCAGAACAGTCAGCACTTTATTCACCCGGTGATGATATGAATCCAATACAAGAAGACGCTACACCATCAACTAATGAtacattataa
- the LOC137250899 gene encoding NADH-cytochrome b5 reductase 1, with product MNKDDNKYSHEEETQMIEESDCCGNGCTNCVLNTGFQKSINLKKIGKKNVMSSYRNFRLLNRRSHNPKGKIDSNDKTELSQVLEFHFCIDDTLNNATEYYLDIPIGYHIMMRTKLPTGELYLRPYSPYWVDALGLEFKILVNLEPNGHMSRYMKSLQVGESVEFRGSIGVYELSKSYDKERHIFLITQGVAIAPTIRIVQHILENEEDVSRVFQLACYKDLEHAFFRDELIEFNKYWNFKSRIYLAHQRCPPEMCTDGECTGKCTWFQDNLFYREIAFTRRLDKFELLDLCSSFNESIEQVFLIAGGKTFQETWCATIKNSCVNVLDKNIFLL from the coding sequence ATGAATAAAGATGACAACAAATACAGCCATGAGGAagaaacacaaatgatcgaagaAAGTGACTGTTGTGGAAACGGATGTACAAATTGTGTGTTAAATACAGgatttcaaaaatcaataaatttaaagaaaattggaaaaaagaaTGTTATGTCGTCCTATCGAAATTTCCGTCTACTCAATAGGCGTTCCCATAATCCAAAGGGCAAAATCGACAGCAATGATAAAACGGAGCTTTCTCAAGTGCTggaatttcatttttgtatagaTGACACGTTAAATAATGCGACCGAATATTACTTAGATATACCTATTGGTTATCATATAATGATGCGTACTAAATTACCCACAGGTGAACTTTATTTGCGACCATACTCTCCTTACTGGGTAGATGCTTTGGGTTTGGAATTTAAAATTCTGGTAAATCTTGAACCCAATGGCCATATGTCGCGCTATATGAAATCGCTACAAGTTGGTGAATCTGTTGAATTTCGTGGGTCAATAGGCGTATATGAATTAAGTAAAAGCTATGATAAAGAACGACATATTTTCTTGATTACACAAGGTGTAGCAATTGCACCAACGATACGAATCGTACAACATATCCTTGAAAATGAAGAAGACGTGAGTCGGGTTTTTCAACTAGCATGTTATAAGGACTTAGAACATGCATTTTTCCGTGATGAATTAATAGAATTCAATAAATATTGGAATTTTAAAAGTCGTATATATTTGGCTCATCAGCGTTGTCCGCCGGAAATGTGTACAGATGGTGAATGCACTGGAAAATGCACTTGGTTTCAAGACAATTTGTTTTACAGAGAAATTGCTTTTACTCGACGTTTGGACAAATTCGAATTGCTAGACTTATGCTCAAGTTTTAATGAGTCAATAGAACAAGTTTTTCTTATTGCAGGAGGTAAAACGTTTCAAGAAACTTGGTGTGCAACAATTAAGAATTCTTGTGTAAACGTATtggataaaaatatttttttgttgtaa
- the THG gene encoding probable tRNA(His) guanylyltransferase isoform X1 — MPPLQITKLCLKTSANFLYRVLHTSGGMACSRYEYVKTYEKDDSILPNVWIVIRLDGKGFHKFSKIHNFEKPNDTNALSLKNTAAVTVMEEFRDIILAYGQSDEYSFVFRKETNVFNRRAAKLLSYVTSLFTSSYVLNWSYWMENKTLKYPPCFDGRIILYPSDQNLRDYLSWRQADVHINNLYNTAFWNLVLKSGLSHQEAEAELRGTFSADKNELLFTKFGINYNNIPKIFRKGTTLLRKRVKLMEKYGDDIYRTLIVPLHDDMICDKFWKEHSELLGKYKPGEYTCTTDLSRLLIKQMENLNIGDKNEQSFDSNS, encoded by the exons ATGCCGCCATTGCAAATAACTAAACTTTGCCTGAAGACTTCAGCCAATTTTCTGTACCGAGTTTTGCACACGTCTGGAGGCATGGCTTGCAGCCGTTATGAGTATGTTAAAACTTATGAAAAGGACGACAGCATACTACCGAATGTGTGGATTGTGATAAGATTGGATGGAAAAGGCTTTCATAAATTCTCCAAAATTCACAACTTTGAGAAGCCGAATGACACAAATG CGCTCAGTTTGAAGAATACTGCTGCAGTAACTGTAATGGAAGAGTTCCGCGACATTATTCTGGCTTATGGTCAAAGTGATGAATACTCATTCGTTTTTCGAAAAGAAACCAACGTGTTTAATCGACGTGCTGCAAAGTTGCTTTCATACGTAACCAGTTTATTCACCTCATCGTATGTGCTTAATTGGAGTTATTGGATGGAGAATAAAACCTTGAAATATCCGCCTTGTTTCGATGGTCGAATTATTCTGTATCCGTCAGATCAAAACTTGCGTGACTATCTTAGTTGGCGACAAGCCGATGTACATATTAATAATTTATACAATACAGCATTCTGGAATTTGGTATTAAAGAGTGGGCTTAGCCATCAAGAAGCTGAAGCAGAATTACGCGGCACATTCTCCGCAGATAAAAACGAATTGCTTTTCACAAAGTTCGGTATAAATTATAATAACATTCCAAAAATTTTTCGCAAAGGCACTACACTTCTAAGAAAGCGTGTGAAGTTAATGGAAAAATACGGGGATGACATCTATAGGACATTAATTGTGCCACTACACGACGATATGATATGTGATAAATTTTGGAAAGAACATAGTGAACTACTGGGCAAATATAAACCAGGCGAATATACATGCACAACTGATTTATCACGCTTGCTAATTAAACAAAtggaaaatttaaatataggtgaCAAAAATGAACAATCATTTGATAGTAATAGTTAG
- the THG gene encoding probable tRNA(His) guanylyltransferase isoform X2 gives MACSRYEYVKTYEKDDSILPNVWIVIRLDGKGFHKFSKIHNFEKPNDTNALSLKNTAAVTVMEEFRDIILAYGQSDEYSFVFRKETNVFNRRAAKLLSYVTSLFTSSYVLNWSYWMENKTLKYPPCFDGRIILYPSDQNLRDYLSWRQADVHINNLYNTAFWNLVLKSGLSHQEAEAELRGTFSADKNELLFTKFGINYNNIPKIFRKGTTLLRKRVKLMEKYGDDIYRTLIVPLHDDMICDKFWKEHSELLGKYKPGEYTCTTDLSRLLIKQMENLNIGDKNEQSFDSNS, from the exons ATGGCTTGCAGCCGTTATGAGTATGTTAAAACTTATGAAAAGGACGACAGCATACTACCGAATGTGTGGATTGTGATAAGATTGGATGGAAAAGGCTTTCATAAATTCTCCAAAATTCACAACTTTGAGAAGCCGAATGACACAAATG CGCTCAGTTTGAAGAATACTGCTGCAGTAACTGTAATGGAAGAGTTCCGCGACATTATTCTGGCTTATGGTCAAAGTGATGAATACTCATTCGTTTTTCGAAAAGAAACCAACGTGTTTAATCGACGTGCTGCAAAGTTGCTTTCATACGTAACCAGTTTATTCACCTCATCGTATGTGCTTAATTGGAGTTATTGGATGGAGAATAAAACCTTGAAATATCCGCCTTGTTTCGATGGTCGAATTATTCTGTATCCGTCAGATCAAAACTTGCGTGACTATCTTAGTTGGCGACAAGCCGATGTACATATTAATAATTTATACAATACAGCATTCTGGAATTTGGTATTAAAGAGTGGGCTTAGCCATCAAGAAGCTGAAGCAGAATTACGCGGCACATTCTCCGCAGATAAAAACGAATTGCTTTTCACAAAGTTCGGTATAAATTATAATAACATTCCAAAAATTTTTCGCAAAGGCACTACACTTCTAAGAAAGCGTGTGAAGTTAATGGAAAAATACGGGGATGACATCTATAGGACATTAATTGTGCCACTACACGACGATATGATATGTGATAAATTTTGGAAAGAACATAGTGAACTACTGGGCAAATATAAACCAGGCGAATATACATGCACAACTGATTTATCACGCTTGCTAATTAAACAAAtggaaaatttaaatataggtgaCAAAAATGAACAATCATTTGATAGTAATAGTTAG
- the NC2beta gene encoding protein Dr1 translates to MADPQDELCPPPNEDDELTLPRASINKIIKELVPSVRVANESRELILNCCSEFIHLIASEANDVCNRRNKKTINAEHVLEALDRLGFCDYKHEAESVLNDCKEVAAKRRRQSTRLENLGIPEEELLRQQQELFAKAREEQAREEQQQWISMQATAVQQSAELMHRQLKSQNNASGGVISLDDDDDDDEDY, encoded by the coding sequence ATGGCAGATCCGCAGGACGAACTTTGTCCACCTCCAAACGAAGATGATGAATTGACATTGCCACGAGCCAGTATCAATAAAATTATAAAGGAGCTTGTACCATCAGTGCGTGTGGCGAATGAGAGTCGCGAGTTGATACTTAATTGTTGCTCAGAGTTCATACATTTAATAGCATCAGAAGCTAATGACGTTTGTAATCGACGCAATAAGAAAACCATTAATGCAGAGCACGTATTAGAAGCATTGGATCGACTAGGTTTCTGCGATTATAAGCATGAAGCAGAATCTGTACTCAATGATTGCAAGGAAGTTGCAGCCAAACGCCGACGTCAAAGCACACGCTTGGAAAACCTTGGTATACCCGAAGAAGAACTATTGCGACAGCAACAAGAACTTTTTGCTAAAGCGCGCGAGGAGCAGGCAAGAGAGGAGCAACAACAATGGATTAGCATGCAGGCAACGGCTGTTCAACAGAGTGCGGAATTAATGCATAGACAACTGAAATCACAGAATAATGCAAGTGGTGGTGTTATTAGCTTagatgatgatgacgatgacgACGAGGATTACTGA